From Selenomonas sp. AB3002, one genomic window encodes:
- a CDS encoding YrbL family protein: MLIMTDSLYIGKGLHKVAYVHPEDEDKVIKIPFNPKDAELRQELAYRKARAFRHLQSELLTKHYGPVETDKGTGQVFERVRNADGSECETLGEFLDKQKEAGWPDRKFARELIEGFTRQVMKERILTNDTSLINFLLQRDEAGKIRLRIIDNVGSPVKIPLVYYWDYMTRSHIKRYLRRLRRDLMDNYAGLFEE; this comes from the coding sequence TTATGTGCATCCTGAGGATGAAGACAAGGTCATCAAGATTCCCTTCAATCCCAAGGATGCCGAACTGCGGCAGGAACTGGCCTATCGAAAGGCCAGAGCCTTCCGTCACCTGCAGTCGGAGCTTCTGACCAAACATTACGGCCCTGTGGAAACTGACAAGGGCACGGGGCAGGTCTTTGAGCGTGTCCGCAATGCAGACGGCAGCGAGTGCGAGACTCTGGGTGAGTTCCTGGACAAGCAGAAGGAAGCTGGCTGGCCGGACAGAAAATTTGCCCGTGAGCTGATAGAAGGCTTTACCCGGCAGGTTATGAAGGAGCGAATCCTCACCAACGATACCAGCCTGATAAATTTCCTGCTGCAGCGGGATGAGGCAGGCAAAATACGCCTGCGCATTATCGACAATGTGGGCAGCCCCGTGAAGATTCCCTTGGTTTACTACTGGGACTACATGACCCGCTCACATATCAAACGCTACCTGAGACGGCTCCGGCGAGATCTCATGGACAACTATGCGGGCCTGTTTGAAGAATAA
- a CDS encoding YrbL family protein: protein MLKLKEEQFLGDGNHKKVYIHPEDEHKCVKLLFTPDDPDMKREFRYRRSLGKREGQMPLLTKYYGTEETDQGLGYVFERVVDYDGSVSRTLLSELENPTDRARLEQILRDFHQEFMRERFAPAGVDPDNFLVQRISATESRVRIIDNIGTSAKFPLEYYVGFLAKKRAQKYWNRLVGDIARDFPHAVSKECIESLWER, encoded by the coding sequence ATGCTGAAATTAAAAGAAGAACAGTTCCTTGGGGACGGCAATCACAAGAAGGTATATATCCACCCCGAGGATGAGCACAAATGCGTGAAGCTGCTGTTCACCCCGGATGACCCGGATATGAAGCGGGAGTTCCGCTATCGCAGATCCTTGGGCAAAAGGGAAGGCCAGATGCCTCTTCTGACCAAGTATTACGGTACGGAAGAAACAGACCAGGGCCTGGGCTATGTCTTTGAACGGGTGGTGGACTATGATGGCAGCGTGAGCCGCACCCTCCTTTCCGAACTGGAGAACCCCACGGACAGAGCCAGACTGGAGCAGATTTTGAGGGACTTCCACCAGGAATTCATGCGTGAGCGCTTCGCCCCGGCAGGGGTGGATCCCGATAATTTCCTGGTTCAGCGCATATCCGCAACCGAATCCCGGGTCCGCATCATTGACAATATCGGCACCTCTGCCAAGTTCCCCCTTGAGTATTACGTAGGCTTCCTGGCGAAGAAGCGGGCCCAAAAATACTGGAACCGTCTGGTAGGCGATATTGCCAGAGATTTTCCCCATGCTGTTTCCAAAGAGTGCATAGAATCCCTTTGGGAACGCTGA
- the glf gene encoding UDP-galactopyranose mutase has translation MMYDYLIVGSGLFGAVFAHEMKKKGKSCLVLERRSHAGGNVYCEEKDGINVHQYGAHIFHTSYKEVWEYVNSFVEFNNYVNSPVANFRGELYNLPFNMNTFTKLWPEVHTPAEVAAKIEAERKEACIAEPQNLEEQAISLIGRTVYEKLIKGYTEKQWGRSCTELPAFIIKRLPVRYTFDNNYFNDRYQGIPVGGYNKLIDALLEGIEVRLDTDFLQDRDKYSQLAKKIVYTGPIDEYFDYQLGRLEYRGLKFETERLEEENHQGVAVMNYTAREVPYTRIIEHKHFEFGTQPVTYVTREYPADWQPGEEAYYPVNNDKNQALYQQYAELAEKEANVIFGGRLAEYKYYDMDDVIKSALERAGKEV, from the coding sequence ATGATGTACGATTATTTGATTGTTGGCAGTGGCCTGTTCGGCGCGGTCTTTGCTCATGAAATGAAGAAGAAGGGCAAGTCCTGCCTGGTGCTGGAGCGCAGGAGCCATGCGGGAGGCAATGTGTATTGTGAGGAAAAGGATGGCATCAATGTCCATCAGTACGGCGCTCATATCTTCCATACTTCCTACAAGGAGGTGTGGGAGTACGTGAATAGCTTTGTGGAGTTCAACAATTATGTGAACAGCCCTGTGGCTAATTTCCGTGGGGAACTTTACAATTTGCCCTTCAATATGAACACTTTTACCAAGCTCTGGCCTGAAGTTCACACTCCCGCTGAGGTGGCGGCGAAGATTGAAGCCGAGCGGAAGGAGGCGTGCATCGCGGAGCCTCAGAACCTTGAGGAGCAGGCCATTTCCCTCATTGGTCGCACGGTCTATGAAAAGCTTATCAAGGGCTATACGGAAAAGCAGTGGGGGCGTTCCTGCACGGAATTGCCCGCCTTTATCATCAAGAGGCTGCCTGTGCGTTACACCTTTGACAACAATTATTTCAATGACCGCTATCAGGGGATTCCCGTGGGGGGTTACAACAAGCTTATAGACGCACTGCTGGAGGGCATTGAGGTGCGTCTTGATACTGATTTCCTGCAGGATAGGGACAAGTACAGCCAGTTGGCAAAGAAAATCGTTTATACCGGCCCCATTGACGAATACTTTGACTACCAGCTGGGCCGTTTGGAGTATAGGGGGCTGAAATTTGAGACGGAGCGCTTGGAGGAGGAGAACCATCAGGGAGTGGCTGTGATGAACTACACCGCCCGTGAGGTGCCCTATACCCGCATCATCGAGCACAAGCACTTCGAGTTCGGAACCCAGCCCGTCACCTATGTGACCCGTGAGTATCCTGCTGACTGGCAGCCCGGTGAGGAAGCCTACTACCCGGTGAACAATGACAAGAATCAGGCGCTTTATCAGCAGTATGCAGAGCTGGCTGAAAAGGAGGCCAATGTCATCTTTGGCGGCCGCCTGGCAGAGTACAAGTATTATGATATGGATGATGTTATCAAGAGCGCTCTGGAGCGCGCAGGCAAGGAAGTTTGA
- a CDS encoding O-antigen ligase family protein, protein MEPLISLKDVFATFYRTFPLFFVMMGIKKIGQVKGLMIALFASVFITDAVAVWQFFGKDLPRATGMLNSPTFLASHMLMAIPALWCCAQKELFSPLWRKVFLGLCAFSIVALFASYTRGGWIAFFLTSIIYLAMAKGTRKKLIVIFSCVCLAVGLTAANSPALQQRIMSIQDMKYTSNSERLYMWHAALEMLRDYPLTGIGPDEYVQAYNYHYIPPQAVERPTEGEPRSGHTHPHNNILKRFAEGGILGGLAFLAINAYLLSRLIMAYRQQSRKDGMSFALMGLLIFTGIHLEGLTDTNFIDVPIMREFWMLMGMSLVADKIVETDMLE, encoded by the coding sequence ATGGAACCACTGATCAGTCTGAAAGATGTGTTCGCCACATTTTATCGTACTTTTCCCCTGTTCTTTGTGATGATGGGGATAAAAAAAATCGGGCAGGTCAAAGGCCTGATGATTGCTCTGTTTGCATCTGTATTCATTACTGATGCTGTGGCAGTCTGGCAGTTTTTTGGCAAGGATTTGCCCAGAGCTACCGGCATGCTAAATTCTCCAACTTTCCTGGCCAGTCATATGCTCATGGCAATTCCTGCCCTGTGGTGCTGTGCGCAGAAGGAGCTTTTTTCACCCCTCTGGCGGAAAGTGTTCCTGGGCCTGTGTGCTTTTTCCATTGTTGCTCTGTTTGCCAGTTATACCCGTGGCGGCTGGATTGCCTTCTTTCTGACGAGCATCATCTACCTGGCCATGGCTAAGGGGACAAGGAAAAAACTGATAGTGATATTTTCCTGCGTTTGCCTGGCAGTGGGGCTGACCGCTGCGAATTCCCCTGCCTTGCAGCAGCGGATCATGTCCATCCAGGATATGAAATATACCAGCAACAGCGAACGCCTTTACATGTGGCATGCTGCCCTTGAGATGCTCAGAGATTATCCCCTAACCGGCATTGGGCCGGATGAGTACGTGCAGGCGTACAATTACCACTATATTCCCCCACAGGCTGTAGAAAGGCCCACAGAGGGAGAGCCCCGTTCAGGCCATACCCATCCTCACAATAATATACTGAAGCGCTTCGCAGAAGGAGGCATTCTGGGCGGTCTTGCTTTCCTGGCCATCAATGCCTATTTGCTTAGCAGGCTTATCATGGCATACCGCCAGCAGAGCAGAAAAGACGGTATGTCATTTGCACTGATGGGGTTGCTGATATTCACAGGTATCCATTTAGAAGGGCTGACGGACACGAACTTCATCGATGTACCTATCATGCGGGAGTTTTGGATGTTGATGGGTATGTCTCTGGTGGCAGATAAGATAGTGGAAACGGATATGTTGGAATAG
- a CDS encoding DUF6056 family protein codes for MSQSKNSLFQNLLVMAGIFLIMFILNELMPLHRDDYDYSLIWMTSEHIASFQDVVQSAYRHYFLHGGRMFTVFCLDLFLWLGKFWFDIANALMFTALVLLLFCHARRSAELGREPAILAVTAFLAWLSFPHFGEVAVWKSGSTVYLWSAVPAALFLLPYNISLSKGRSALGGWLLLPMFLLGIIAGWSVENLAVTVVWLTAAISWYFHRQGGLPLWMPAGSLGALLGLIGIVAAPGNFVRYDEQGSGKGVLSHIGNQFAGNGEMLLYILPMVLMLLCAWRVFKLVLAEQQGFSIEQGRRKLSRGQWLLLGFILLLVVSYFNGSFVAWTIRDILYAAVMVPLGLTKQKTLDHFNHLFEGFDEMAIYWLTIFFVYALVKKQLGLSSQVIHLLADKVKAREVWQSFQSVRYAGFLLALALANNFVMVAAPTFPARATFSSVAMIIIAMVSILREPLISARLVMPARKVLLAGTAGLGLFTLSAALWVTYTMKQENADRIAIVQDTAAKGDPVAYMEPIPLKNRALRHVFFVDFDNTVTKKGLCRYYGIEDIKVEAEAGR; via the coding sequence GCTGATGCCGTTGCATCGTGATGACTACGACTATTCACTGATCTGGATGACCTCGGAGCATATCGCTTCTTTTCAGGATGTAGTGCAGTCAGCCTACAGGCATTATTTCCTGCATGGGGGGCGCATGTTTACAGTCTTCTGCCTGGATCTTTTCCTGTGGCTAGGCAAGTTCTGGTTTGATATAGCCAATGCTCTGATGTTCACGGCACTGGTTTTGTTGCTTTTCTGCCACGCCCGTCGCTCCGCAGAGCTGGGGCGGGAACCGGCTATCCTGGCTGTGACGGCTTTTCTGGCCTGGCTTTCCTTCCCTCACTTCGGGGAGGTGGCTGTCTGGAAAAGCGGCTCCACCGTTTATCTGTGGTCGGCCGTGCCGGCAGCCCTTTTCCTGCTGCCGTATAATATCTCCCTGTCCAAAGGCCGGTCAGCCCTTGGCGGCTGGCTGCTGCTGCCCATGTTCCTGTTGGGAATCATTGCCGGATGGTCGGTGGAAAATCTGGCGGTGACGGTGGTCTGGCTGACTGCCGCCATCAGCTGGTATTTCCACCGTCAGGGAGGGCTGCCTCTCTGGATGCCTGCCGGCTCTCTGGGGGCTTTGCTGGGCCTTATAGGCATTGTAGCAGCGCCAGGCAATTTCGTACGCTATGATGAGCAGGGCAGTGGCAAGGGTGTTCTAAGTCATATAGGCAATCAGTTTGCAGGCAATGGGGAGATGCTGCTTTACATACTGCCCATGGTGCTGATGCTGCTTTGCGCCTGGCGGGTGTTCAAGCTTGTCCTGGCTGAGCAGCAAGGTTTTTCAATTGAGCAGGGACGGAGGAAACTTAGCCGGGGGCAGTGGTTGCTGCTGGGTTTTATCCTCCTGTTGGTGGTGTCATATTTCAATGGCAGCTTCGTGGCCTGGACTATACGGGACATTTTGTATGCTGCAGTGATGGTGCCTCTGGGGCTGACCAAGCAGAAAACCCTTGACCATTTCAACCATCTCTTTGAAGGCTTTGATGAAATGGCCATTTACTGGCTGACCATCTTCTTTGTCTATGCTTTGGTGAAGAAGCAGCTGGGGCTGTCCTCTCAGGTTATCCACCTGCTGGCGGACAAGGTGAAGGCCCGGGAGGTTTGGCAGTCATTTCAGTCTGTCCGCTATGCGGGCTTTCTGCTGGCTCTGGCCCTTGCCAATAACTTTGTCATGGTGGCGGCGCCTACCTTCCCAGCCCGGGCTACTTTCAGCTCGGTGGCCATGATCATCATCGCCATGGTATCCATCCTGAGGGAGCCTCTGATCAGCGCGCGGCTGGTAATGCCTGCACGGAAAGTGCTGTTGGCAGGGACGGCAGGGCTGGGACTTTTTACCCTGTCGGCAGCCTTGTGGGTTACCTATACCATGAAGCAGGAAAACGCCGACCGCATAGCCATTGTGCAGGACACCGCCGCCAAGGGGGATCCGGTCGCTTATATGGAACCTATACCTTTGAAGAATCGTGCCCTGCGCCATGTCTTCTTTGTTGACTTTGACAATACTGTTACGAAGAAGGGGCTCTGCAGATATTACGGCATCGAGGATATCAAGGTTGAGGCCGAGGCTGGACGATAA